The stretch of DNA AGCATGACTTCATTGATCACCACAAACACTATCCCCGAGCACTCTCCATGTGATGTCTGAATCTAAGTATATTGTCTAATGCTTTGTGGATACCAGCTCCTGTTATTGCACTCGTTCCCTGTATAGTACATAAACGTCCAGAGATGTGTTTCAGCTCTAAAAGTTCAACAATGTCTTTTTCCTTCATTGCACctaaaatagatatatataaatataagttaGTGAAGTTATCATTGCATTTAGAAAATACCAAACCATCTACTTTTATAAATCTCTACTTCATTTGTTACCCTACTTTCGTGTGAGTGTTAAGATAATGAAGGTCTTTCTTTCTTCTTCAAATGAAACACATCTGTCAAGGTTTTTTTCTCAAAGTTAATCAACAACGGAAGTGCAACGCATGTCAATCTTTATggaatcagcaaaaaaaaaatatctttaaaaaatcactgttagactgtagtgctaccttaaatggTAACACAAGAGCTTTATATGTAGgtaaaattatgttaaaatgctTAATCTGCAGTATCGAACACCCTTTAAAAACAAGTGTTTAGTGTATTCTATTGTATACCATCTAAGTCTTGTTTGTTAGCCACAACGACAATTGGTGTCCCTAAAAGTTCATTATGCTGCAGAAGTTCATCCAGTAATTCCTGTGCCTCATCTATCCTGTCCTTGTCGGCACTGTCAATTACAAATAGGATACCTGTAAAATAAAAGGCCACCTTCATAAACGAacgttttataattgtttttcttcatttagt from Mytilus galloprovincialis chromosome 2, xbMytGall1.hap1.1, whole genome shotgun sequence encodes:
- the LOC143065425 gene encoding uncharacterized protein LOC143065425; translation: MGCSASKTYRGGNSLRIVMVGLDGSGKTTLMYRLVTGEVTEATPTLGFNVETITYKDNEFTIWDMGGQENIRRLWRHYFLRIRGILFVIDSADKDRIDEAQELLDELLQHNELLGTPIVVVANKQDLDGAMKEKDIVELLELKHISGRLCTIQGTSAITGAGIHKALDNILRFRHHMESARG